One Fusarium poae strain DAOMC 252244 chromosome 4, whole genome shotgun sequence DNA window includes the following coding sequences:
- a CDS encoding hypothetical protein (BUSCO:52243at5125), with the protein MPAIRHSSKRKPPPDGFEDIENDLLIFSNKMKDAQNKPPPSGPRHQAQWEIFQISHQRSRYVYELYYEKEAISKKLYDWLLKNGYADAMLIAKWKKQGYEKLCCLRCIQTKETNFNSTCICRVPRAEMKGNEDIECVSCGCRGCASSD; encoded by the exons ATGCCCGCGATCCGACACTCATCGAAGCGCAAGCCACCGCCAGATGGCTTTGAAGATATCGAGAACGACTTGCTCATCTTCTCCAACAAGATGAAGGACGCTCAAAACAAGCCGCCACCATCAGGTCCTAGGCACCAGGCGCAATGGGAAATCTTCCAAATTTCGCATCAGCGCAGTCGATACGTCTACGAGCTGTACTACGAGAAGGAGGCCATCAGCAAGAAGCTATACGACTGGCTGCTAAAGAACGGGTACGCGGATGCCATGCTGATCGCgaagtggaagaagcaaggCTACGAGAAG CTTTGCTGCTTGCGCTGTATCCAGACAAAGGAAACGAATTTCAATAGCACATGCATCTGCCGCGTGCCGAGAGCGGAGATGAAGGGCAACGAAGACATCGAGTGTGTCAGCTGCGGGTGCAGAGGCTGCGCGTCAAGCGATTAG
- a CDS encoding hypothetical protein (BUSCO:55481at5125) produces MAITPTQFAKKTAQSANWSDAKRRVLSSYREWIRAAPEVQTMYNMPMPVSAIRTRMRQEFERQRFVNKLSVVDVLLFKSHAEYQETMNFWKQTNHIMAYFKEENFRGDKRLPSSFMTGFLEGRN; encoded by the exons ATGGCCATTACGCCGACTCAATTTGCTAAGAAGACGGCGCAGT CGGCCAATTGGTCCGACGCCAAGCGTCGAGTGCTATCCTCCTACCGAGAATGGATTCGAGCT GCTCCCGAAGTCCAAACTATGTACAACATGCCCATGCCCGTCTCCGCCATCAGAACCCGTATGCGACAAGAATTCGAGCGACAGCGATTTGTGAACAAGCTTTCTGTTGTTGACGTTCTTCTGTTCAAGTCCCATGCCGAATATCAG GAAACCATGAACTTCTGGAAGCAGACCAACCACATCATGGCCTACTTCAAGGAGGAGAACTTCCGGGGCGACAAGCGACTACCAAGCAGCTTCATGACTGGCTTCCTCGAG GGTCGCAACTAG
- a CDS encoding hypothetical protein (BUSCO:55757at5125), producing MPARTKEEQPQAEDTNMEDAPASAQPETNDEEVEDEEDEEEVEPQRVRILPGSTDTAASFEFIDEGHTLGNALRYIIMKNPDVEFCAYSIPHPSEPKMNIRIQTYSGTAVDALKKGLVDIQEVCDVVADEFWTKREAYNAEQGIDR from the exons ATGCCTGCACGAACTAAGGAGGAACAGCCTCAGGCTGAGGATACCAACATGGAGGATGCCCCAGCCTCTGCGCAGCCTGAGACAAACGATGAAGAGGTTGAggacgaagaagatgaagaagaggttgAGCCCCAACGAGTTAGAATC CTGCCGGGTTCGACAGACACTGCTGCCTCATTTGAGTTTATCGACGAAGGTCACACCCTTGGAAATGCTCTGAGATAtatcatcatgaagaa CCCCGACGTTGAGTTCTGTGCTTATTCTATTCCTCACCCATCAGAGCCAAAGATGAACATCAGAATCCAAACCTACA GTGGCACTGCAGTTGATGCGCTCAAGAAGGGTTTGGTCGACATCCAGGAAGTATGCGACGTGGTTGCCGATGAGTTCTGGACCAAGAGAGAGGCCTACAATGCTGAGCAGGGTATTGATCGATGA